One stretch of Sphingomonas rosea DNA includes these proteins:
- a CDS encoding GatB/YqeY domain-containing protein has translation MIRDTIKTALVTAMKSGDKQSTATIRLIQSAIKNKDIELRTAAATTDDDAVVTEVLQKMIKQRRESVTMYRQGNREELAAQEESEIAVIERFLPAQLSDEEAQAKVREIVAELGATSMKDMGRVMAAVKERLGTSIEPARASGLVKGALSGA, from the coding sequence ATGATCCGCGACACCATCAAGACCGCCCTCGTCACCGCCATGAAAAGCGGCGACAAGCAGAGCACCGCCACCATCCGCCTGATCCAGAGCGCGATCAAGAACAAGGACATCGAACTGCGCACCGCCGCGGCGACAACCGACGACGACGCGGTCGTCACCGAGGTCCTCCAGAAGATGATCAAGCAGCGCCGCGAATCGGTGACCATGTACCGCCAGGGCAACCGCGAGGAGCTCGCCGCCCAGGAGGAAAGCGAGATCGCCGTCATCGAACGCTTCCTCCCCGCGCAGCTGTCGGACGAGGAGGCGCAGGCCAAGGTCAGGGAAATCGTCGCCGAACTGGGCGCCACGAGCATGAAGGACATGGGCCGCGTCATGGCCGCGGTGAAGGAACGGCTCGGCACCAGCATCGAACCGGCGCGCGCGAGCGGGCTGGTGAAGGGGGCGTTGAGCGGGGCCTAG
- the carB gene encoding carbamoyl-phosphate synthase large subunit — translation MPRRTDISSILIIGAGPIVIGQAAEFDYSGSQAVKALKAEGYRVIVVNSNPATIMTDPELADATYIEPITPEVVARIIEAEKPDALLPTMGGQTALNTALSLYKDGTLDRLGVELIGANAAAIEKAEDRQQFRDAMDAIGLESPKSAVIHSVEEALGVLDTIGLPVVIRPSFTLGGTGGGIAYNREEYLEIVKSGLEASPTTEVLIDESLVGWKEYEMEVVRDRADNAIIICSIENVDPMGVHTGDSITVAPALTLTDKEYQRMRSASIAVLREIGVETGGSNVQFAVDPKTGRMVVIEMNPRVSRSSALASKATGFPIAKVAAKLAVGYTLDEIANDITGGATPASFEPTIDYVVTKIPRFTFEKFAGSKVELSTAMKSVGEVMAIGRSFGESLQKALRGLEIGLCGLDRVRHLENAAPEEIEAALAVATPDRLLVAAEALRHGLSVERINAIAGFDPWFLERLAEIVRAEGQVRAYGLPNDAAGMRRLKAMGFSDSRLAQLSLRSTGMHRGMSEMQARGGGIVHEAMRAMTGGVTEDEVRSHRLKLGVRPVYKRIDSCAAEFDASTPYLYSTYEAPLFGEPEDEAEISDKRKIVILGGGPNRIGQGIEFDYCCCHAAFALRDAGFETIMVNCNPETVSTDPDTSDRLYFEPLTQEDVLEIVTREAEKGELVGVIVQLGGQTPLKLAAGLQKAGIPILGTSPDSIDLAEDRERFAALVNRLGLKQPENGIARSREEALKVAERIGYPVLLRPSYVLGGRAMEIVDGPAQLEHYIATAVQVSGESPVLVDRYLRDATEVDVDAICDGETVVLAGVLEHIEEAGVHSGDSACSIPPHSLGQAIIAEIERQTEALALALKVKGLMNVQYAVKDGELYLIEVNPRASRTVPFTAKAIGTPVAKIAARVMAGALLGDLPTIDRAIAHVAVKESVFPFARFPGTDPVLGPEMKSTGEVMGIAADFEMAFAKSQIGAGTTMPQEGTLFVSVKDSDKDAIVPAVEAMLDLGFEVVATGGTHDHLAARGLKVTKVNKVAQGRPHIVDRIVDGGVSLVFNTTEGWQSLKDSQSIRATALNRKVPYVTTVAAAQAMARAIRAARGRSLEVRSLQSYYSARV, via the coding sequence ATGCCCCGCCGCACCGACATCTCCTCCATCCTCATCATCGGCGCCGGCCCCATCGTCATCGGGCAGGCCGCGGAGTTCGATTATTCGGGCAGCCAGGCGGTCAAGGCGCTGAAGGCCGAGGGCTACCGCGTCATCGTCGTCAATTCGAACCCGGCGACGATCATGACCGATCCCGAGCTCGCCGACGCGACCTATATCGAGCCGATCACGCCCGAAGTGGTCGCGCGGATCATCGAGGCGGAGAAGCCTGACGCTTTGCTGCCGACGATGGGCGGGCAGACCGCGCTCAACACCGCGCTGTCGCTCTACAAGGACGGGACGCTCGACCGGCTGGGGGTCGAGCTGATCGGGGCCAATGCGGCGGCGATCGAGAAGGCCGAGGACCGGCAGCAATTCCGCGACGCGATGGACGCGATCGGGCTCGAAAGCCCCAAGAGCGCGGTGATCCACTCGGTCGAGGAGGCGCTCGGCGTGCTCGACACGATCGGCTTGCCGGTGGTGATCCGGCCGAGCTTTACGCTGGGCGGCACCGGCGGCGGCATCGCCTACAACCGCGAGGAATATCTCGAGATCGTGAAGTCGGGGCTCGAGGCCTCGCCGACGACCGAGGTGCTGATCGACGAGAGCCTGGTCGGGTGGAAGGAATATGAGATGGAAGTCGTGCGCGACCGCGCCGACAACGCCATCATCATCTGCTCGATCGAGAATGTCGACCCGATGGGCGTGCATACGGGCGACTCGATCACCGTCGCGCCGGCGCTGACGCTGACCGACAAGGAATATCAGCGGATGCGCTCGGCGAGCATCGCCGTGCTGCGCGAAATCGGTGTCGAAACAGGCGGTTCGAACGTCCAGTTCGCAGTCGATCCCAAGACCGGGCGGATGGTCGTGATCGAGATGAATCCGCGCGTGTCGCGTTCGTCGGCGCTGGCGTCGAAGGCGACCGGCTTCCCGATCGCCAAGGTCGCGGCCAAGCTCGCGGTCGGCTACACATTGGACGAGATCGCCAACGACATCACCGGCGGTGCGACCCCGGCGAGCTTCGAGCCGACGATCGATTACGTGGTGACCAAGATCCCGCGCTTCACCTTCGAGAAGTTCGCCGGATCGAAGGTCGAGCTGTCGACCGCGATGAAGTCGGTCGGCGAGGTGATGGCGATCGGCCGCAGCTTCGGCGAAAGCCTGCAGAAGGCGCTGCGCGGTCTCGAGATCGGGCTGTGCGGGCTGGACCGCGTGCGGCACCTCGAGAATGCGGCGCCCGAGGAGATCGAGGCCGCGCTGGCGGTGGCGACCCCCGACCGGCTGCTGGTCGCGGCCGAGGCGCTGCGCCATGGGCTCAGCGTCGAGCGGATCAATGCCATTGCCGGCTTCGATCCCTGGTTCCTCGAGCGGCTGGCCGAGATCGTCCGCGCCGAGGGCCAGGTCCGCGCTTATGGCCTGCCCAACGACGCCGCCGGCATGCGGCGGCTGAAGGCGATGGGCTTCTCCGACTCGCGGCTGGCGCAATTGTCGCTGCGCTCGACCGGCATGCACCGCGGCATGAGCGAGATGCAGGCGCGCGGTGGTGGGATCGTCCACGAGGCGATGCGCGCGATGACCGGCGGGGTGACCGAGGACGAGGTTCGCAGCCACCGGCTGAAGCTCGGCGTGCGCCCGGTCTACAAGCGGATCGACAGTTGCGCGGCCGAGTTCGATGCCTCGACGCCCTATCTCTATTCGACCTACGAGGCGCCCCTGTTCGGCGAGCCCGAGGACGAGGCGGAGATTTCGGACAAGCGTAAGATCGTGATCCTCGGCGGCGGTCCCAACCGGATCGGGCAAGGGATCGAATTCGATTATTGCTGCTGCCACGCGGCCTTCGCGCTGCGTGATGCGGGCTTCGAGACGATCATGGTCAACTGCAACCCCGAGACCGTCTCGACCGATCCCGACACGTCAGACCGGCTCTATTTCGAGCCGCTGACGCAGGAGGACGTCCTCGAGATCGTCACGCGCGAAGCGGAGAAGGGCGAACTTGTCGGGGTGATCGTGCAGCTGGGCGGGCAGACGCCCCTGAAGCTCGCCGCGGGCCTGCAGAAAGCGGGAATCCCGATCCTCGGGACGAGCCCGGACTCGATCGACCTCGCCGAAGACCGCGAGCGGTTCGCGGCGCTGGTCAATCGCCTCGGCCTCAAGCAGCCCGAGAACGGAATCGCGCGCAGCCGCGAGGAAGCGCTCAAGGTCGCCGAGCGGATCGGTTATCCGGTGCTGCTGCGGCCGAGCTACGTGCTCGGCGGGCGGGCGATGGAAATCGTCGACGGCCCGGCGCAGCTCGAACATTATATCGCCACCGCGGTCCAGGTGTCGGGCGAGAGCCCGGTGCTGGTCGACCGGTACCTGCGCGACGCGACCGAGGTCGATGTCGACGCGATCTGCGACGGCGAGACGGTCGTGCTCGCGGGCGTGCTCGAGCATATCGAGGAAGCCGGCGTCCATTCGGGCGATAGCGCCTGCTCGATCCCGCCGCACAGCCTCGGCCAGGCGATCATCGCCGAGATCGAGCGGCAGACCGAGGCGCTCGCGCTGGCGCTCAAGGTCAAGGGGCTGATGAACGTCCAATATGCGGTGAAGGACGGCGAACTGTATCTCATCGAGGTCAATCCGCGGGCGAGCCGGACCGTGCCCTTCACCGCCAAGGCGATCGGCACCCCGGTCGCGAAGATCGCGGCGCGGGTGATGGCGGGCGCGTTACTGGGCGACCTGCCGACGATCGACCGGGCGATCGCCCATGTCGCGGTCAAGGAGAGCGTCTTCCCCTTCGCGCGCTTCCCCGGCACCGACCCGGTCCTCGGACCGGAAATGAAGTCGACCGGCGAAGTCATGGGAATCGCGGCCGATTTCGAAATGGCCTTCGCCAAGAGCCAGATCGGCGCCGGCACCACGATGCCGCAGGAAGGGACCCTGTTCGTCTCGGTCAAGGACAGCGACAAGGACGCGATCGTGCCCGCGGTCGAGGCGATGCTCGACCTCGGCTTCGAGGTGGTCGCGACCGGCGGCACGCACGACCATCTCGCCGCGCGCGGCCTGAAGGTCACCAAGGTCAACAAGGTGGCGCAGGGGCGGCCGCACATCGTCGACCGGATCGTCGATGGCGGGGTGAGCCTCGTCTTCAACACGACCGAGGGCTGGCAGAGCCTCAAGGACAGCCAGTCGATCCGCGCCACCGCGCTCAATCGCAAGGTGCCCTACGTCACCACGGTGGCGGCGGCACAGGCGATGGCGCGGGCGATCCGGGCGGCGCGGGGCCGCTCGCTTGAAGTCCGGTCCTTGCAGTCCTATTATTCCGCCCGCGTATAA
- the carA gene encoding glutamine-hydrolyzing carbamoyl-phosphate synthase small subunit, with translation MANPAPDAAPAGATGALVFADGRVIWGRGFGAEGAEVAELCFHTAMTGYQEVMTDPSFARQVVCFTFPHIGNVGANDEDVEADDPHAVGAIVREAVTGPSNFRATVDFPAWMAKHGRIGLSGVDTRALTKLVRREGPPTVVIAHDAEGKFDIPALVKMAAEWPGLEGMDLAKDVSCEQLSTWSGGKWEIALGYADKGAEADRPHVVAIDYGAKRNIFRNLVEAGARVTILPATASFEDVMAHEPDGFFLSNGPGDPAATGEYAIPVIRQMLETKRPLFGICLGHQLLALAVGGRTSKMFQGHRGANHPVKRLADGAVEITSMNHGFAVEREGMPDNVRETHVSLFDGSNCGIELQDRPAFSVQYHPEASPGPQDSFYLFQRFVGMMR, from the coding sequence ATGGCCAATCCTGCGCCCGATGCTGCGCCCGCCGGAGCCACCGGCGCCCTCGTCTTTGCCGACGGCCGCGTGATCTGGGGCAGGGGGTTCGGCGCTGAAGGGGCCGAGGTCGCCGAGCTGTGCTTCCACACCGCCATGACCGGCTATCAGGAGGTGATGACCGATCCCTCCTTCGCGCGGCAGGTGGTCTGCTTCACCTTCCCGCACATCGGCAACGTCGGCGCCAACGACGAGGACGTCGAGGCCGACGATCCCCATGCGGTGGGCGCGATCGTGCGCGAGGCGGTGACCGGACCGAGCAACTTCCGGGCGACGGTCGACTTTCCGGCCTGGATGGCGAAGCACGGGCGGATCGGGCTGTCGGGCGTCGACACGCGGGCGCTGACGAAGCTGGTTCGGCGCGAGGGGCCGCCGACGGTGGTCATCGCGCATGACGCCGAGGGCAAGTTCGATATTCCGGCGCTGGTGAAGATGGCGGCGGAATGGCCGGGGCTCGAGGGGATGGACCTCGCGAAGGACGTGAGTTGCGAGCAGCTCAGCACCTGGTCGGGCGGCAAGTGGGAGATCGCGCTCGGCTATGCCGACAAGGGCGCGGAAGCGGACCGCCCCCACGTCGTCGCGATCGATTACGGCGCCAAGCGCAACATCTTCCGCAATCTCGTCGAGGCGGGTGCGCGGGTGACGATCCTGCCGGCGACCGCGAGCTTCGAAGACGTCATGGCGCACGAGCCCGACGGCTTCTTCCTGTCGAACGGGCCGGGCGATCCGGCGGCGACGGGGGAGTATGCGATCCCCGTCATCCGCCAGATGCTTGAAACGAAGCGGCCGCTGTTCGGTATCTGCCTCGGCCACCAGCTCCTCGCGCTCGCGGTCGGCGGCCGGACGAGCAAGATGTTCCAAGGCCATCGCGGGGCCAACCACCCGGTCAAGCGCCTCGCCGACGGCGCGGTCGAGATCACATCCATGAACCACGGTTTCGCAGTCGAGCGCGAGGGGATGCCCGACAACGTGCGCGAGACGCATGTGTCGCTGTTCGACGGGTCCAATTGCGGGATCGAGCTTCAGGACCGGCCGGCGTTCAGCGTGCAATATCACCCCGAGGCGAGCCCGGGGCCGCAGGATAGTTTCTATCTGTTCCAGCGGTTCGTGGGGATGATGCGGTGA